One window from the genome of Sardina pilchardus chromosome 12, fSarPil1.1, whole genome shotgun sequence encodes:
- the vgll2a gene encoding transcription cofactor vestigial-like protein 2a isoform X1 translates to MRFRCLFAMSCLDVMYQVYGPPQPYFAAAYSPYHHQKLAFYSKMQEAQEGVSSGSSFSNLPGASIKEEDCAREKDHPPEAEYINSRCVLFTYFQGDISSVVDEHFSRALSQSSSYVPSSTSNKSARGTSFWRDGSFPMNQRSFPPSFWNSAYQPSVSASLSSALGASHSELPFPADPYSPASLHSHLHQATQEPWHPSHHHHHPYSLGGAISTQGSAYPRPGMHDVYGTHFDPRYGSLLVPSVRPHRLPPASVPGPGTSPCDISKSEPASSTWTGAFTGTGSEMGQSLSLNVDAGIPTQDKSKDLYWF, encoded by the exons ATGAGATTTCGCTGTCTTTTCGCCATGAGCTGCTTGGATGTTATGTATCAAGTGTATGGTCCACCCCAGCCCTACTTTGCAGCAGCTTACAGCCCTTACCATCACCAG AAGTTGGCGTTTTATTCCAAAATGCAAGAAGCGCAGGAAGGCGTCAGCAGTGGCAGTTCTTTCTCCAACCTGCCCGGGGCATCGATAAAGGAGGAGGATTGCGCGAGAGAGAAGGATCATCCTCCCGAAGCAGAATACATCAACTCGCGATGTGTGCTCTTCACCTACTTCCAGGGGGACATCAGTTCGGTGGTGGACGAGCACTTCAGTCGCGctctcagtcagtccagcagttACGTCCCCAGCTCTACCAGTAACAAGTCTGCTCGAGGTACTTCTTTTTGGAGAG ACGGCTCATTTCCTATGAACCAGAGAAGCTTCCCTCCCTCGTTCTGGAATAGTGCCTACCAGCCGTCCGTCAGCGCATCCCTCAGCAGCGCCCTGGGAGCCTCGCACTCCGAGCTGCCCTTCCCCGCCGACCCCTACTCGCCCGCCTCTCTGCACAGCCACCTCCACCAGGCCACCCAGGAGCCCTGGCACCCgtcgcaccaccaccaccacccctactCGCTCGGCGGCGCCATCAGCACCCAGGGCTCGGCGTACCCGCGGCCCGGCATGCACGACGTCTACGGGACGCACTTCGACCCGCGCTACGGCTCGCTCCTGGTGCCGTCCGTGCGACCGCACAGACTGCCCCCGGCCTCTGTCCCGGGGCCGGGCACGTCGCCATGTGACATCAGCAAGAGCGAGCCGGCCAGCTCCACCTGGACGGGGGCCTTCACGGGCACAGGCTCCGAGATGGGCCAGAGCCTCAGCCTCAACGTGGACGCAG GTATTCCAACACAAGATAAGAGCAAGGACTTATACTGGTTTTAG
- the vgll2a gene encoding transcription cofactor vestigial-like protein 2a isoform X2 produces the protein MRFRCLFAMSCLDVMYQVYGPPQPYFAAAYSPYHHQKLAFYSKMQEAQEGVSSGSSFSNLPGASIKEEDCAREKDHPPEAEYINSRCVLFTYFQGDISSVVDEHFSRALSQSSSYVPSSTSNKSARGTSFWRDGSFPMNQRSFPPSFWNSAYQPSVSASLSSALGASHSELPFPADPYSPASLHSHLHQATQEPWHPSHHHHHPYSLGGAISTQGSAYPRPGMHDVYGTHFDPRYGSLLVPSVRPHRLPPASVPGPGTSPCDISKSEPASSTWTGAFTGTGSEMGQSLSLNVDAARRYTFCGGTILS, from the exons ATGAGATTTCGCTGTCTTTTCGCCATGAGCTGCTTGGATGTTATGTATCAAGTGTATGGTCCACCCCAGCCCTACTTTGCAGCAGCTTACAGCCCTTACCATCACCAG AAGTTGGCGTTTTATTCCAAAATGCAAGAAGCGCAGGAAGGCGTCAGCAGTGGCAGTTCTTTCTCCAACCTGCCCGGGGCATCGATAAAGGAGGAGGATTGCGCGAGAGAGAAGGATCATCCTCCCGAAGCAGAATACATCAACTCGCGATGTGTGCTCTTCACCTACTTCCAGGGGGACATCAGTTCGGTGGTGGACGAGCACTTCAGTCGCGctctcagtcagtccagcagttACGTCCCCAGCTCTACCAGTAACAAGTCTGCTCGAGGTACTTCTTTTTGGAGAG ACGGCTCATTTCCTATGAACCAGAGAAGCTTCCCTCCCTCGTTCTGGAATAGTGCCTACCAGCCGTCCGTCAGCGCATCCCTCAGCAGCGCCCTGGGAGCCTCGCACTCCGAGCTGCCCTTCCCCGCCGACCCCTACTCGCCCGCCTCTCTGCACAGCCACCTCCACCAGGCCACCCAGGAGCCCTGGCACCCgtcgcaccaccaccaccacccctactCGCTCGGCGGCGCCATCAGCACCCAGGGCTCGGCGTACCCGCGGCCCGGCATGCACGACGTCTACGGGACGCACTTCGACCCGCGCTACGGCTCGCTCCTGGTGCCGTCCGTGCGACCGCACAGACTGCCCCCGGCCTCTGTCCCGGGGCCGGGCACGTCGCCATGTGACATCAGCAAGAGCGAGCCGGCCAGCTCCACCTGGACGGGGGCCTTCACGGGCACAGGCTCCGAGATGGGCCAGAGCCTCAGCCTCAACGTGGACGCAG CTCGACGCTACACCTTCTGTGGTGGGACCATCCTGAGCTGA
- the vgll2a gene encoding transcription cofactor vestigial-like protein 2a isoform X3: MRFRCLFAMSCLDVMYQVYGPPQPYFAAAYSPYHHQKLAFYSKMQEAQEGVSSGSSFSNLPGASIKEEDCAREKDHPPEAEYINSRCVLFTYFQGDISSVVDEHFSRALSQSSSYVPSSTSNKSARDGSFPMNQRSFPPSFWNSAYQPSVSASLSSALGASHSELPFPADPYSPASLHSHLHQATQEPWHPSHHHHHPYSLGGAISTQGSAYPRPGMHDVYGTHFDPRYGSLLVPSVRPHRLPPASVPGPGTSPCDISKSEPASSTWTGAFTGTGSEMGQSLSLNVDAGIPTQDKSKDLYWF, translated from the exons ATGAGATTTCGCTGTCTTTTCGCCATGAGCTGCTTGGATGTTATGTATCAAGTGTATGGTCCACCCCAGCCCTACTTTGCAGCAGCTTACAGCCCTTACCATCACCAG AAGTTGGCGTTTTATTCCAAAATGCAAGAAGCGCAGGAAGGCGTCAGCAGTGGCAGTTCTTTCTCCAACCTGCCCGGGGCATCGATAAAGGAGGAGGATTGCGCGAGAGAGAAGGATCATCCTCCCGAAGCAGAATACATCAACTCGCGATGTGTGCTCTTCACCTACTTCCAGGGGGACATCAGTTCGGTGGTGGACGAGCACTTCAGTCGCGctctcagtcagtccagcagttACGTCCCCAGCTCTACCAGTAACAAGTCTGCTCGAG ACGGCTCATTTCCTATGAACCAGAGAAGCTTCCCTCCCTCGTTCTGGAATAGTGCCTACCAGCCGTCCGTCAGCGCATCCCTCAGCAGCGCCCTGGGAGCCTCGCACTCCGAGCTGCCCTTCCCCGCCGACCCCTACTCGCCCGCCTCTCTGCACAGCCACCTCCACCAGGCCACCCAGGAGCCCTGGCACCCgtcgcaccaccaccaccacccctactCGCTCGGCGGCGCCATCAGCACCCAGGGCTCGGCGTACCCGCGGCCCGGCATGCACGACGTCTACGGGACGCACTTCGACCCGCGCTACGGCTCGCTCCTGGTGCCGTCCGTGCGACCGCACAGACTGCCCCCGGCCTCTGTCCCGGGGCCGGGCACGTCGCCATGTGACATCAGCAAGAGCGAGCCGGCCAGCTCCACCTGGACGGGGGCCTTCACGGGCACAGGCTCCGAGATGGGCCAGAGCCTCAGCCTCAACGTGGACGCAG GTATTCCAACACAAGATAAGAGCAAGGACTTATACTGGTTTTAG